The sequence CCCCACTCCACCCCTAACTTTTGGCAATCTTGTTTCTTCCCTCCCAGGCTCTTGTCAGGATGGTGAAGCTGTTCATCGGAAATCTGCCCCGGGAGGCCACAGAGCAGGAGATCCGCTCACTCTTCGAGCAGTATGGGAAGGTGCTGGAATGTGACATCATTAAGAACTACGGCTTTGTGCACATAGAGGACAAGACGGCAGCCGAGGATGCCATACGCAACCTGCACCACTACAAGCTGCATGGGGTGAACATCAATGTGGAAGCCAGCAAGAATAAGAGCAAAGCCTCCACCAAGTTGCATGTGGGCAACATCAGTCCTACTTGTACCAACCAAGAGCTTCGCGCCAAGTTTGAGGAGTATGGTCCAGTCATCGAATGTGACATCGTGAAAGATTATGCCTTCGTGCACATGGAGCGGGCAGAGGATGCAGTGGAGGCCATCAGGGGCCTTGACAACACAGAGTTTCAAGGTGAACTGCTCTGGGATCTGGGTGGCAGAACTGAGCAGTGGGGTCTAGGTCAAGACAGAGATAAGAATGCAGGACCACGTGGCTGGCAGGGTGGTGTCTTCAATTCTGTTTTGGCAGATATAATAGATTGCATGTTTACCACTCTTAAGTACGGTTTACTCTTGGGAGAAGCAAACACTTCCCGTTTTCAGATGTATTTGCCAAGATGTTCCTCCGCAGCTGTATAGAATCACAGACTGTGGGTTACTTTATCCCATAGTCTTCATTTATCTGAGTTCTGCTGGAAGTTTACTCTGCCTGGGCAAATGAGCACCTCATGTGAGAAGGGAGGATAAAAGTCTGTGGATTACCTGCTGCTTTTGTTATATTCAGGAAGCCTTATCTTTGAGAATTTAAATGCCTAGGATTTTGTACTCTTTACTGCTTTGGGTGATAGGTTGTTGtaggaaagaggaacagagacatcTAGAGAGATCCCTATGTTAAAAATCTAGATGGTAAACCTAGATTTGGGGGAGTATCTTTTGAGTGCTCAAATATATTCGGTCTGTGAACTATACAAGCAGGGTCAAAAACCATGCCACTGGACTATTCTCTTTGGCCTACTgttatttaatggaaaaatagaggaaatttttaaaaatactaggcTGAATGAGGTGATGGTCTTGCTTCTGAGAGGTTCCAGTAAGGGTGTTGTAGAGTgtattgtgtaatttttttttttcaacgtttatttatttttgggacagagagagacagagcatgaacgggggaggggcagagagagagggagacacagaatcggaagcaggctccaggccctgagccatcagcccagagcctgacgcggggctcgaactcacggaccgcgagatcgtgacctggctgaagtcggacgcttaaccgactgcgccacccaggcgcccctgtaatttttttttttaagtctatttatttattttgagagagagtgagcaagtgtgggtgggggaggggcagagagaggattcccaagccggctctgcagggtcagccagatgtggggcttgaacccctgaaccatgagatcatgacctgaaccgaaatcaagagttgggcacttaaccaactgagccactcaggcgcccctaattttaccAGTTGTAAAGGTACCTCTGTTCTTATTAATACCTTGAGGTTGTCTGAAGACTCTGCAGCTGTGCTAATGTAGCCACTAGGCACATGTggctattaaataaatttaaaaattcattttctcagttGTACTGCACACATTTGAAGCACTCAGAAGTCACATGAGGCTGGCTAGTGGTGACTGAATTAGTgtaaatacagaacatttctgtcatcatAGAAAGTTTTGTTGGAGAGTGCTGTTCCACAAGAGGTTTTCTGTTGACAGTATCATCTTGGGCCACACATTTACAGCCACTTTCCAGGTTCATAAATTAACACCATTTTTTCTGAGTGCCACTAAAAGATTTGTTGAGAAGTATTTAAGTGTCCTCTGCTAAACCTAGAAAACagtgagaaaagaaatgggagaaaaaaggaaaagttgacCAGAAAAGGGTAAGAAAGTTGGCAGATAGTGTAGATTGCAAATAGTGTGCATCACATCGCTCTGGCCTCAGCCAGTGGTGCCCTGGCCTTTAGGTCATCTCTGTGGTATAGGGTGAAAGTCACAGATAACTTGCTACCGTTaactagttgtgtgactttggccaagtattttaacctctctgtgcttcgtTTTCCCCACTTAACAAAATAGAATTAATGATCCCTGCAGTACCTCCCTCACAGGATGGTAGTGAGGCTAGGATGAGGTAATAGATGTGAAAATGTTTTCACAGTAAAGCACTATAGGATGAAAGGTGAGTGTTGTCTGCTACAATGAGTGTGTTTACATTATGGTTAGAAACTGTTTATAATTTGATAGTTAAGCTTTACtcatttacctattttatttgtttttcttttattattttggaaagcTGTTGCCCTTTAgacagctttaaaaatattcttaattattttcactTGAGACAAGAACATGACTGGACAGTGTTTggaaagaatgggggggggggttctctctTGACAGGTAGCAACATGTAAAGAATGCAGTTAAAGCCGGGTACAAATTCTGCAAAGATATCCTAGTAGTGTAATACTCCATGTCCTTACCTTTTTAATATATGATTGAGTAAAAAGATAAGGGCAAAATATGCGTACAGAAGTCAGTTAATTGGGGGGCGCTGGCTTGGGAAGAGCGTGTGTTTTAATAAACCAGGTTTAATTACTCTAGGAAGTGGGTGTTTGAGTAATGGTGATTCATGAATTGTTTAAAACGTcattattggaaaagaaaaatcctttatTTGGTTTTCATGTTCTTAGCCTGGCTTCTCTGGAGAAAGGACTCCACTCCGAGTTATATATATAGACATTTTTATaaccagctcttttttttttttttccagatgacaaGAGAAAGTTTAGCATTGGATAATATGTTAagggttttaaagaaaatataatctacATACCAATTTGTCACATTTTTTGATAAAGCCTTTTTTTAGTCAACTGCTAATGAAGGTGGCCTCTTAAAAGAGGGCcattttgaacatcttttgaACCTTTATATGTTAATAGCTGCCATTTAGGCTTCTGCGTTCGGGACTTAAGAAAGGAAACAGCGGAACCTCAGTTACCTGGGTCTTTCAGGACCTGTTTCCTCTCCACGTGTAGCAGTGAACGGGAATTGGGAATGATGAAGCAGCTGAATTGGGAATGATGCATGAGTTCAGGTGTCttgttcccctcctcccccaacacgTAAACAAGCACTAAGCTGGAGTACTGTTGTGGGTCAGCTACACACCCAGCCTTCTCTGGGTCCAGGCACGGGATAGGAGCTCAGTGTTTAGGACCCCAAGTGGCCCATCTCTCAGgattttaataatcttttctgttccagttttcagaagaaaacaccTCTATTAGGTTGGTTTTCTGGGAAAGGTTGGCAGCATATTTCAGTGACTTTTGGAGGTCTCAgaaaatcttttaagtttttgGCTTCTCCAAGTGTAGTAGTGGTAGAATTTAATCTTTCAACATTCTTTGCCTTGGTTCCTTAAAGTAATAGAGAAGCACAGTATTTTTCAACTATAAGAACTTTAGAGGACTTAAAACCCTAGTTTTACAACCTTTGGaacattgtggaaaaaaaaactatcacttctattcatatctttcaatgctggttagaaaaatattttacctgaATCCTTTTCACAGCTACTACAGAGGTAGATTTTGCCATAGATGTTTATAAATTTATGAGTTCTACTCAATAAAACAGGAATGAAGACTGGGTGTAGTAATAGAAACATCAAGCAAAAATTACTGAGTTTtgtttctcaagaaaaaaattcttttaatgtgcttttcGGTCTCTCAATTGGCTACTTTTTAGATTGGCACGGTTACTCCAACTTCAGAATTGGAGCAGTTTGTGTCTGTCACACAGGTTCATGTCACCATGCATGTTTGAAAACCAAGTACCTTGTGTCTTCCAGTCTAAGTCATAGGGAACTACGTTTGGGATATAAATTGGAGCAAAAAAGAATCCGTATTTCTGTTCTAAACATAGTTAGCCCAGGGTCCTTAATAACGTATCAGAATTAGAATGGGAGTATTTAAATCTCTGAAAGCAATGGGTGGCTAAATGCTGCTTTCGGAGAATGACTGCCATTTGGCATCTGTTGACTCTCAGTGGTGATGGTGGATGCTGCGTCTCTGCCGGCAGCTAGAAGAAAAACCTGAGCACTTTTGTTTCTGCTAAAGAAAAGGTTTTAGCTTGGAGGTGGCAAGTACTAGAAACTGGGGTGGTATGAATCTTAGACACTGGGCGGAACTGAGTTTGACTAAAGTGATGTTACTGCACTAACCCGCTCCCCTCTCAGGGTCAGTGCATGGCGCTGTTCTGGCTGCCGTCCTGAATCGGGCTGTTTCCAACAGGATGGTGGAGCACGAGGCCTCCTATCCGCATAGCTGCATCCAGAACAAGGTCTGTTAAAGAGAGAGCAACTTGCTGATCGTGGAGGGGGGATTTGTTCCGAGCAGCCTTTAAGAGTGACGCGAAGCCCCTGTTCTCTGCCTCCAGTGGCTGCCTTTTGGCCACGATTTGAGAAGTAACTGACTTTATCTCCAAAGTCGTAGGCAGTTTGGCACTAAATACTGCCAAAAATAATCCTTTCCTCAAACTGCTTTTAAAGACCTTGGATGCTTTCATCAGTAAGGGTCCCTGGGCATGGTGGTACATAGCCCTGGGCAAAGATTGTTTCTTCTCTTAGCTGTTCCTGGTGCTGGTCATTTCCTGGAGGAATGGATGTTGCTTGTTTGTATGGGTGTCCAGAGAGACCTGTAGGTAAATGCTGCATTTTTCTAAGAAGTAGATAATCCCCTGTGAAGATTGTAAGCTGCACTGCAGGATGAAATGCTGGTCATTCCATTACATGGGAACACATTGTCCTGAAGAAACCAGAACTGTTTCAGtatctttctaatttttgctGTTGAGAGACCTtggtcaagttttctttttcacgGTAGGCATGGATTCACCCTTGCTGAAAAATGTGGGGTGGGGTTGAAATCTGGAGGGTCTTATAACTCCTAGAGGTACTGGAGGTGAAGCAGATGATGAGCCAGGTATGATTTGTGTACCCAACATGGCCTTCTGGTGACATCTGCAAAAATGGCTGGACGAAACAAGATGGACAGAAGATCGCTGTGGTTTTTAAGCTGCAGTTAAATGCTCAGGCCTTGTATTGCCCTGAGTAAATCAGTGAGAGGTTGGTAAGATGCTTTTCAAATCTGGCATAACTGAGGTGGTGTTGGCTATCTGATTTGGAAGAAATGGCAGGTCTTGAATCGTTACAGTTATAATCAATCTTAGCAGTGAAAAGTGCTGAACTGAAAAGTTTCTCAGTTTCtgtgttggggggagagggggaaggaaggggaagttGTGGACACAGAAGTAGGAGGGAATCTGGTCAACCTGGTGTAAGTAGAAAGTATTGACTGATCTCAGAGAACTCAAAGGTCCTAGCTGTCATCTATATTGAAAAGTAACTTCATCTTTTGGAGGGAATTGCTGAAATAGGGTTGcaggagtgtgtgtatgtatgtgtgtcttaGACCAACTAGTTTACTTTCGTTTTGGGGAGGATTAAAGAATGTCATTGAGTTATAATAAGTCTTCTTACATCTATTTTCTCAAGGCAAAAGAATGCACGTGCAGTTGTCCACCAGCCGGCTTCGGACTGCCCCTGGGATGGGAGACCAGAGTGGCTGCTATCGGTGTGGGAAAGAGGGGCACTGGTCCAAAGAGTGTCCAGTAGATCGTACAGGCCGTGTGGCGGACTTTACCGAGCAGTATAATGAACAGTATGGAGCAGTGCGCACGCCTTACACCATGGGCTACGGGGAATCCATGTATTACAACGATGCGTATGGAGCACTCGACTACTATAAGCGTTATCGGGTCCGCTCTTACGAGGCAGTggcagcggcggcagcagctTCTGCGTACAACTACGCGGAGCAGACCATGTCCCATCTGCCTCAAGTCCAGAGCACAGCTGTGACCAGTCACCTCAACTCCACTTCTGTTGATCCCTACGACAGACACCTGTTGCCGAACTCAGGTGCTGCTGCCACTTCGGCTGCtatggctgctgctgctgccaacAGTTCCTCCTATTATGGAAGGGACCGGAGCCCCCTGCGTCGTGCTGCAGCTGTGCTCCCCACAGTTGGAGAGGGCTACGGTTATGGGCCAGAGAGTGAGCTGTCTCAGGCTTCAGCAGCTGCACGGAATTCTCTGTATGACATGGCCCGGTATGAGCGGGAGCAGTATGTGGACCGAGCGCGGTACTCAGCCTTTTAAAAACTGGAGGTGAGAGTGGGGTGGGTGTGGTTAAGAGACtctattttgtttccttgaaAGAGACCTGTGCTGCATGGAGGAGGCTAAAGCCACCTGTTTGTTTGCTGTCAGGACAGTCTCCAAGTGGTATAAATTACATAGTagtagttttaaatatttctctagcTTAGGCCAGAGGTTCATTTGGCCTCTTGAGGTTTTTTAGTGTACGACTCCCAACCAACTTTTTCCTTCTGAGAGAACAACAAACTCAGTTAGTGCGAATATTATTTAATCAAGCGTAAGCAATCTGGGTTACAGAATGTAGTTAAGAGAACATTTGTTGAGTCTCTTCTTTGTACATTATATTATTGAATCTACACAATAAGCCTTtaagatgttttctcttttacagagcagggaacaaaggctcagagaggttaagtatttTGAGGTCATCTGACAATTGAGAGGTAGAGTTCAAACTCAGGCCTTGCTGACTCCAAAATGACTCTCTTTCCACCATGAAAGTCACTGTGGTCTAAGCTGAAGAGCACGGGTTCAGGAGTTACGAATGAATGTCACAGTGAGAATTTTAACTACAACTTTAGACTTCTCACTTGCCAACAAAACTACTACTTAGGTCATTAGCCTTTATCAGAGGAAGCTCTTCTAATATCCTAGAGCTATAAGCCAAATAAAGATCTATAAATTTCAGgtgtttattagttctaagacCCTTGAAAGCAAAATGTTTTGATGCCACTGTCCCATGGAGTCCTTTCCTTATTGGTAATCCAGAGCGTCATCTTCTGTGTGGGCACTTTAAGCCCTGTTTCTGCAGAGTCTGTGTTACTATCGTGTAGAACCCCAACACTTCTCAtttcttctagcagtttttggtttGTGTTCAAGAGGAACCTATAAGGAACTAGGTAGAATAGGTAATTTTCTAACGGGTATAAAATCCCACTGGTGGTGCCcctagaaatttaatttttcctactTTAGACAAGGTATGCCAAAGATGTTGGAATGTCAAGAATAATTAGCAGTAATATCTAGAGATTGATAAATCTCTTCATCTGAGTGGAAGTGGCATCACGACAACTTCTGTTCTCATGGTTTTCCTTGTACTTTGAAATCAAGCATCACTTGAATTGGAAGCCTACCCGAGGGTCAAATGGAGTTACCGCTGAGTTTCCAGGGTTCCTAACTTACCCTGTTGGTAAATATAtgtgtagaagaaaataaagcaataggAATTTGCCCTTTTATGTAGTGAGAAGCAAATGATGCTTTGAACCTGTGATGAATTATACCCTGTGTGACCATGACACGACTGGGATCTCCTGAGACCACTGTGTAGTGGTGTATCTTCATGTGCGTGTAGTAATCTTACACCTTGTGTAGCTTGCCTTAATTTTTACTTCTAATGCAGCAGGATCTGCCATGAAGCAGGATATTTCTCTAAAGGTGGTATCATCTACCAGAtgacttctgtttttctcatatGTGTTTCAAAGTTAAATTAGTGTACTATGGTCTTAAAAGGGTATCGTTAAggtattttaaagtgaattttgaCTGCAAGCAGTGGTTGTTCAACTAACCTCTTTTTAGTGAtgacttttaaagaaacttaCCTTCCAGGTGTGAACCTCAAATGGACTGAATAACCCTGAGTTGGTTGCAGTCCCAGGAGCCTGATGTTAATGAGGCTGCCAGGATGAAATACTCCAGAACTGTTGGGGATCTGAATTTGGGTCTCACCCTAGCAGAACTGATTCAAGAACGTCACAGCTTTTGAAGTCGGTTGGTACAGATCAAGACCAAGATTTGGCCCTTTGTCTGTAATAAGTAGAGGAACTT is a genomic window of Acinonyx jubatus isolate Ajub_Pintada_27869175 chromosome D1, VMU_Ajub_asm_v1.0, whole genome shotgun sequence containing:
- the LOC106971193 gene encoding RNA-binding protein 4B; this translates as MVKLFIGNLPREATEQEIRSLFEQYGKVLECDIIKNYGFVHIEDKTAAEDAIRNLHHYKLHGVNINVEASKNKSKASTKLHVGNISPTCTNQELRAKFEEYGPVIECDIVKDYAFVHMERAEDAVEAIRGLDNTEFQGKRMHVQLSTSRLRTAPGMGDQSGCYRCGKEGHWSKECPVDRTGRVADFTEQYNEQYGAVRTPYTMGYGESMYYNDAYGALDYYKRYRVRSYEAVAAAAAASAYNYAEQTMSHLPQVQSTAVTSHLNSTSVDPYDRHLLPNSGAAATSAAMAAAAANSSSYYGRDRSPLRRAAAVLPTVGEGYGYGPESELSQASAAARNSLYDMARYEREQYVDRARYSAF